In Wenyingzhuangia fucanilytica, the following are encoded in one genomic region:
- a CDS encoding endo-1,4-beta-xylanase: MNIKQNILFFALVFISQINSAQGPQWKEDARERINQYRKNNITIQVLDNQNTPIKDALVDIKLVRHKFQFGAVVEDDFMTSKYTDTYKRTFTNLFNAAGFENGLKQKQRGKPKEKASEIAAQWFTANNITMRGHALVYDGLQFLRPEENEIVTNKHLSNSEKARQVIPLMEQHIEHGIKKWNVTAWDVLNEPLANHAVNDLTPGNLVAHWFKKADYYRKLYNKPNIALYINENRIISRTTKDTYSRPQEYKKVIREVIDEGGPIEGIGFQSRIKNGFITPEEMYKRLQFFDEFNLPYQATEFEVRDQPKFQYTDVQKQQIVEQFMLIYLSHPKVEGIWHWTFNNNKKGNKPWALFNYDGTPTVCGQQWIDTYQKEFSTHKLLNTNNAGTSSIRGFKGDYIIRVSYKGKNKYVKLYLDKDQEITVQM; encoded by the coding sequence ATGAACATTAAACAAAATATATTATTCTTTGCCCTTGTTTTTATTTCTCAAATCAATTCAGCCCAAGGTCCTCAGTGGAAAGAAGATGCTAGAGAAAGAATAAATCAATACCGAAAAAATAATATTACCATACAGGTCTTAGATAATCAAAACACCCCAATTAAAGATGCGCTTGTAGACATCAAATTGGTTAGACATAAGTTTCAGTTTGGAGCAGTTGTAGAAGATGATTTTATGACCTCTAAGTATACTGACACCTACAAAAGAACCTTTACAAATTTATTCAATGCAGCTGGTTTTGAAAATGGATTAAAACAAAAGCAAAGAGGAAAACCAAAAGAAAAAGCATCTGAAATTGCCGCTCAATGGTTTACTGCAAACAATATTACCATGCGAGGTCATGCCTTAGTTTATGATGGTTTACAGTTTTTACGCCCTGAAGAAAATGAGATTGTTACAAATAAACATTTAAGTAATTCCGAAAAGGCTAGACAAGTAATTCCTTTAATGGAGCAACATATAGAACACGGAATAAAAAAATGGAACGTAACTGCATGGGACGTATTAAATGAGCCCTTAGCAAACCATGCTGTAAACGATTTAACACCAGGAAACCTTGTTGCTCATTGGTTTAAAAAAGCAGATTACTATAGAAAGCTCTACAACAAACCTAATATCGCTTTATATATTAACGAAAACAGAATTATTTCTAGAACTACAAAAGATACGTATTCTAGACCCCAAGAATACAAAAAAGTAATCCGAGAAGTAATTGATGAAGGAGGTCCTATAGAAGGGATTGGTTTTCAATCTAGAATAAAAAATGGTTTTATTACACCCGAAGAAATGTATAAGCGTTTACAGTTTTTTGATGAATTTAACTTGCCTTATCAGGCTACAGAGTTTGAAGTAAGAGACCAACCTAAATTCCAATACACCGATGTCCAAAAGCAACAAATTGTAGAACAATTTATGTTGATTTACTTAAGTCATCCTAAGGTAGAAGGAATATGGCATTGGACTTTTAACAACAATAAAAAAGGAAATAAACCTTGGGCTTTGTTTAATTATGATGGAACTCCAACTGTTTGCGGACAACAGTGGATTGATACTTATCAAAAAGAATTTAGTACTCATAAGTTACTAAACACTAACAACGCTGGTACATCATCAATTAGAGGTTTTAAAGGAGATTATATTATTAGGGTTTCCTATAAAGGGAAAAATAAATATGTAAAACTTTATTTAGATAAGGATCAAGAAATTACAGTACAGATGTAA
- a CDS encoding sulfatase-like hydrolase/transferase, with product MKYLKFLIIILSINTISIYAQQPNIVYILVDDLGVGDISALNNEGKIKTPNIDQLTKEGMTFTDAHSGASVCTPTRYGLLTGRYAWRTTLKSRVVNSYANCLIPKERATVASLAKKNGYNTAMIGKWHLGLNWQSKTGNNVSKNLNEGVEEFVDFSKKITLGPNELGFDYWYGTGASWDFPPYAFIENNLLLENEKLVATDDDYTPSIYPKALEEKMKATKDQKTLKKLKNSYPINSWRKGVQLPEITKEHGLTIVANKAANYINHYNSKKPLFLYIPLTAPHTPVSPTEKFKGSSKCGIYGDFVQELDFYVGKIINSLKEKGMYENTLLIFTADNGASLKAIPMAEQKKYNHSPSGIYSGYKARLTEGGHRVPFIATWPKVIAKNSTCDSLISLNDLYATMADLFNNKITDNEAEDSFSMLWALKGKSISDNEKRTVDFHHSFAGDFAFRKGTWKADFKTSKLFNLDDDIKETNNLKSKYPEKYEELRALASSYIFNGRTTQGEKQSNEGPKVWKQIKNWAIIK from the coding sequence ATGAAATACTTAAAGTTTCTCATCATCATTTTAAGCATCAATACAATTAGTATTTATGCCCAACAACCCAATATTGTTTACATTCTTGTCGATGACTTAGGTGTAGGAGATATATCTGCATTAAATAATGAAGGCAAAATAAAAACCCCAAACATTGATCAATTGACAAAGGAAGGAATGACATTTACAGATGCACATTCTGGAGCTTCGGTTTGTACCCCTACAAGATATGGTTTACTTACTGGAAGGTATGCTTGGAGAACAACGTTAAAAAGTAGAGTTGTAAATTCTTACGCAAATTGTCTTATTCCTAAAGAAAGGGCTACAGTAGCTAGTTTGGCTAAAAAAAATGGATATAATACAGCCATGATTGGAAAATGGCATTTGGGCTTAAATTGGCAATCAAAAACAGGAAACAATGTTTCTAAAAACTTAAACGAAGGAGTTGAAGAATTTGTAGATTTTTCTAAAAAAATAACTCTAGGTCCAAATGAACTAGGTTTTGATTACTGGTATGGAACTGGTGCTTCTTGGGATTTTCCTCCTTATGCTTTTATAGAAAACAACTTGCTTTTAGAAAACGAAAAACTAGTAGCAACAGATGATGACTATACCCCAAGTATCTATCCAAAAGCGCTAGAAGAAAAAATGAAAGCGACGAAAGATCAAAAAACATTAAAAAAGTTAAAAAACAGCTATCCAATCAACAGTTGGAGAAAAGGGGTACAATTACCAGAAATAACAAAAGAACACGGTTTAACAATTGTTGCCAACAAAGCAGCAAACTATATCAATCATTACAATTCAAAAAAACCTTTGTTTTTATATATTCCTTTAACAGCACCTCACACCCCTGTATCTCCCACAGAAAAATTTAAAGGGTCTAGTAAATGTGGGATTTACGGAGACTTTGTACAAGAATTAGATTTTTATGTTGGTAAAATCATCAACTCTTTAAAAGAAAAAGGAATGTATGAAAATACATTGTTAATTTTTACAGCAGACAATGGAGCTTCTTTAAAAGCAATTCCGATGGCCGAACAAAAAAAATACAATCACAGCCCTAGCGGAATTTATAGTGGGTACAAAGCTAGGTTAACAGAAGGTGGACACCGAGTTCCTTTTATCGCTACATGGCCTAAAGTAATTGCTAAAAACAGTACTTGTGACTCACTTATTAGTTTAAATGATTTATACGCAACCATGGCAGACTTGTTTAACAACAAGATAACAGATAATGAAGCAGAAGATAGTTTTAGTATGTTATGGGCTTTAAAAGGAAAATCTATTTCTGATAACGAAAAGAGAACTGTAGATTTTCATCATTCTTTTGCAGGAGATTTTGCATTTAGAAAAGGTACATGGAAAGCTGATTTTAAAACAAGCAAGTTATTTAACCTTGATGACGATATTAAAGAGACTAATAACTTAAAATCTAAGTATCCTGAAAAGTATGAAGAATTAAGAGCTTTAGCATCTAGCTATATTTTTAATGGGAGAACTACACAAGGAGAAAAACAAAGCAATGAAGGACCTAAAGTATGGAAACAAATTAAAAATTGGGCAATTATAAAATAG
- a CDS encoding NAD(P)/FAD-dependent oxidoreductase: protein MKNIIIIGNGIAGVTAARHLRKKSDHKITIISKETDYFFSRTALMYVFMGHMKFEHTQPYENWFWKKNRIDLINAFVNKVNTKNKELILDNGETLNYDDLIIATGSKPNKFGWPGQDLKAVTGMYSKQDLDTITKYAKDCKRAVIVGGGLIGIEMAEMLISKNIPVTFLVREPSFWNGVLPAQESEMINKHIKEHHIDLRLETNLVEILSDENGRAKAITTDKGETIECNLVGLTAGVSPNISFLKDSDIKTDKGILVSSNLETNIPNVYAIGDCAQQLNAIGERRPIEAVWYTGRMMGETVARTICGAPTTYQPGHWFNSAKFLDIEYQTYGWITAQPKENETRFYWEHKDGKKCMHFNYDTNSRKFIGVNTFGIRLRHNVFDKWLTQDRTIEHVLEHLKDANFDPEFYNQYESEIISKFNSENGTTLKPKKKSWKRIFQTS from the coding sequence ATGAAAAACATTATTATTATAGGTAATGGAATTGCAGGAGTTACTGCAGCTAGGCATCTCAGAAAAAAATCCGATCATAAAATCACCATTATTTCTAAGGAGACGGATTATTTCTTTTCCCGAACTGCGCTGATGTATGTTTTTATGGGACATATGAAGTTTGAACATACCCAACCTTATGAAAATTGGTTTTGGAAAAAAAACAGAATTGATTTGATAAATGCTTTTGTCAACAAAGTAAACACAAAGAACAAAGAACTTATTCTAGACAATGGAGAAACTTTAAATTATGATGATTTAATTATTGCCACGGGCTCTAAACCCAACAAATTTGGTTGGCCTGGTCAAGATTTAAAAGCGGTGACAGGAATGTACTCTAAACAAGATTTAGATACTATTACAAAATATGCTAAAGACTGTAAACGTGCAGTTATTGTTGGTGGTGGGTTGATTGGAATTGAAATGGCCGAAATGTTAATTTCTAAAAACATCCCTGTAACTTTCTTAGTTAGAGAACCTAGCTTTTGGAATGGAGTATTACCTGCTCAAGAATCAGAAATGATTAACAAACATATTAAAGAACATCACATAGATTTACGTTTAGAAACCAATTTAGTTGAGATTTTATCAGATGAAAATGGAAGGGCAAAAGCCATCACCACAGACAAAGGAGAAACCATTGAGTGCAATTTGGTTGGATTAACTGCCGGAGTGAGTCCTAATATTTCTTTTTTAAAGGATAGTGATATTAAAACAGATAAAGGTATTTTGGTTAGTAGTAATTTGGAAACCAACATTCCTAACGTTTATGCCATTGGAGACTGTGCTCAACAACTCAATGCTATTGGAGAACGCAGACCTATTGAGGCTGTTTGGTACACGGGTAGAATGATGGGAGAAACTGTGGCCAGAACTATTTGTGGGGCTCCTACCACTTACCAACCAGGACATTGGTTTAATTCTGCAAAATTTTTAGATATAGAATATCAAACTTACGGATGGATTACCGCTCAACCCAAAGAAAACGAAACTCGTTTTTATTGGGAACACAAAGACGGTAAAAAATGCATGCACTTTAATTATGATACAAATTCTAGAAAATTTATAGGAGTCAATACCTTTGGAATTAGATTAAGACATAACGTTTTTGATAAATGGTTAACACAAGATCGCACTATTGAACACGTGTTAGAACATTTAAAAGATGCCAATTTTGATCCTGAATTTTACAATCAATACGAAAGTGAAATAATCTCAAAGTTTAACTCTGAGAATGGAACGACTCTAAAACCGAAAAAGAAAAGTTGGAAACGAATTTTCCAAACAAGTTGA
- a CDS encoding POTRA domain-containing protein — protein MKMKLLVFFVFVFFQINAQVVSSIKYEGNYKTKTEVLKKLTSLKIGQELDYVTLNNDVTLFSRLPVCNTSSYVVSSTGEDICEVVYTIEETNTIIPTINFWTANNQQFAYQLGVKEFNFLGENKQIGAFYRNNGFHSFSVNYTDPFLFNATTGLSVTLQSLTSLEPLYFNNGSADYEYTNSSIEAMVIKRMSAAHTVNIGLNFFKEKYQYDSGFQSSEIPTRLNENKFLIKTSFDYNKLVYYYQYVNGFRSLLNAQYVMPVDKNQMSFYILWNDFFYYKQIKKNGNFATRLRLGIASNHNNPFAPFVLDNNLNIRGVGNIIDRGTAVAVLNVEYRYTIIDKDWFAMQTNVFVDAGNWRKTGGELKGLISKEGARIHPGIGLRFIHKKIYNAVLRIDYGTSIINGKEKGLVFGVGQYF, from the coding sequence ATGAAAATGAAACTATTGGTGTTTTTTGTATTTGTCTTTTTTCAAATAAATGCTCAAGTTGTTTCTAGTATTAAGTACGAAGGAAATTATAAAACAAAAACAGAAGTCTTAAAAAAACTAACAAGTCTAAAAATAGGACAGGAGTTAGATTACGTAACATTGAACAATGATGTTACTTTGTTTAGCAGATTGCCTGTTTGTAATACATCTAGTTATGTTGTATCCTCAACAGGAGAAGATATATGTGAGGTGGTTTATACTATAGAAGAGACCAATACAATTATTCCGACCATAAATTTTTGGACGGCCAATAATCAGCAATTTGCATATCAGTTAGGGGTAAAAGAATTTAATTTTTTAGGAGAAAATAAACAAATAGGAGCTTTTTATAGAAATAACGGTTTTCATTCCTTTTCTGTAAACTACACGGATCCTTTTTTATTTAATGCAACCACAGGATTGTCTGTAACTTTGCAAAGTTTAACAAGTTTGGAGCCTCTGTATTTTAATAATGGTAGTGCAGATTATGAATATACCAATAGCTCTATTGAGGCCATGGTAATAAAAAGGATGTCTGCTGCTCACACCGTAAACATTGGTTTGAATTTTTTTAAAGAAAAATATCAATACGATAGTGGGTTTCAGTCTTCAGAAATTCCCACTCGTTTAAATGAAAATAAGTTTTTAATAAAAACAAGTTTTGATTACAATAAACTAGTGTATTACTACCAATATGTCAATGGCTTTAGAAGTCTTTTAAATGCACAGTATGTAATGCCTGTTGATAAAAATCAAATGAGTTTTTACATATTATGGAATGACTTTTTTTATTACAAACAAATTAAGAAAAATGGAAACTTTGCAACTAGGTTAAGGTTAGGAATTGCTAGTAATCATAATAATCCTTTTGCTCCTTTTGTGTTAGACAATAATTTAAACATTAGAGGTGTTGGTAATATTATAGATAGAGGTACAGCCGTAGCTGTTTTAAATGTGGAGTACAGGTATACAATTATAGACAAAGATTGGTTTGCAATGCAAACCAATGTCTTTGTAGATGCGGGTAATTGGAGAAAAACAGGAGGAGAACTCAAAGGACTTATTAGTAAAGAAGGTGCTCGAATTCATCCAGGTATTGGTTTACGATTTATTCACAAAAAAATATACAATGCTGTTTTAAGAATTGATTACGGAACCAGTATTATTAATGGAAAAGAAAAAGGATTGGTTTTTGGAGTTGGACAGTATTTTTAA
- a CDS encoding sulfatase-like hydrolase/transferase: MRKILLILICCSSQIFAQKQPNILFILADDLGINALNCYGNNLVSSPNIDKLFNEGMHFTNGYSNDPTCAPSRASIITGQYVPRHGIYRVADRYKSDPKTLKAMKYLPPKNHIIPGFGVGVSPDKVFLPEALKANGYRTAGFGKWHVAKGKSPSSIPAKFDEGFEIAGHYKFRSDPVQKVADTVYSSDYITQKGIDFIHRMTEQHQPFFLYMPYYLVHKPLEPKQSYVDLLKAKLKQEKLSTEEIKVLAMIMSLDENVGQLMQVLKEKGIEENTIIVFTSDNGHYKTKNSNMFSKPYRGNKGETLEGGIRVPYIFKWKDHIKAKSVSKAPIIHVDIYPTLLGLTNSKQPNETLDGEDLSPLLLGKKDHTNRKVLAWEYTNYARWNAKEKSFVSSWVNVIQKDGFKLTENVETDAVILYNLNTDPYETKECASEYPKVVADLKNELAIWKTTTGYTTPKKNQDFISK; encoded by the coding sequence ATGAGAAAAATACTTTTAATACTTATATGCTGTTCCTCACAGATATTTGCTCAAAAACAGCCTAACATTCTGTTTATATTGGCAGATGACTTGGGGATTAATGCATTAAATTGTTACGGGAATAATTTGGTGAGTTCTCCTAACATTGATAAACTTTTTAATGAAGGAATGCATTTTACCAATGGATATTCTAACGATCCTACTTGTGCTCCTTCAAGAGCATCTATAATTACAGGACAATATGTACCTAGACATGGAATATACAGAGTTGCTGATCGATACAAATCTGATCCAAAAACATTAAAGGCCATGAAATATTTACCTCCAAAAAATCATATCATCCCTGGTTTTGGAGTAGGTGTAAGTCCTGATAAAGTATTTTTACCCGAAGCACTAAAAGCCAATGGATACCGTACAGCTGGATTTGGAAAATGGCATGTGGCCAAAGGAAAAAGTCCTTCTAGCATTCCTGCAAAATTTGATGAAGGTTTTGAAATAGCAGGTCATTATAAATTTAGATCGGATCCCGTTCAAAAAGTGGCCGATACCGTTTATAGCTCTGATTATATTACCCAAAAAGGGATTGATTTTATACATAGAATGACAGAGCAACATCAACCTTTTTTCTTGTATATGCCTTATTATCTTGTACACAAACCTTTAGAGCCTAAGCAAAGCTATGTAGACTTACTAAAAGCCAAATTAAAACAAGAAAAGCTAAGTACCGAGGAAATAAAAGTACTTGCTATGATTATGAGCTTAGATGAAAATGTTGGACAATTAATGCAAGTATTAAAAGAAAAAGGGATTGAGGAAAACACCATTATTGTATTTACATCAGACAACGGGCATTACAAAACCAAAAACAGCAATATGTTTTCTAAACCCTATAGAGGAAATAAAGGAGAAACCCTAGAGGGAGGGATTAGAGTTCCTTATATTTTTAAATGGAAAGACCATATTAAAGCTAAATCAGTATCTAAAGCACCAATTATTCACGTAGATATTTACCCTACTTTATTAGGGTTAACAAACTCTAAACAACCTAACGAAACTTTAGATGGTGAAGATTTAAGCCCTCTATTATTAGGAAAAAAAGATCATACTAACCGAAAAGTATTAGCTTGGGAATATACCAACTATGCTAGATGGAACGCTAAAGAAAAATCTTTTGTTTCAAGTTGGGTAAATGTAATTCAGAAAGATGGCTTTAAACTTACAGAAAACGTAGAAACTGATGCTGTTATTTTATACAACTTGAATACAGACCCATATGAAACAAAGGAATGTGCTAGTGAATATCCAAAAGTAGTTGCAGACTTAAAAAACGAGTTAGCAATATGGAAAACCACTACTGGTTATACAACTCCAAAAAAGAACCAAGATTTTATCTCTAAATAA
- a CDS encoding alpha-L-fucosidase, translating to MNKNIFALFAFFSLFCFGQHGEENTNGIEPYQQPKKLIEYLNQIDSSYLPYMFASKEDIAWWKEAKLGVFVHWAPSVVNEAPLSWGRAGRKPHHKKDNQKKGVPEQEYNDTYKTFNPTKFNAEEWVKLWKEAGAKYFVFTAKHHYGFCMWDTKTTDFNVMNTPYGKDVMKEIADACHKYNMRLMWYYSQPDWTHPLYRKELPSKEYNEKILYPQLRELMTNYGKIDGIWFDGLGKHPDTWNSPEMLKIIRDINPKAIVNHRLGSPDMHMGDFDGPERGIGRFQTNRPWETCEVIGGGWGYMGEKNAMPYNDVIQLLVKIAGNDGNLLLDTGPRVDGSIIESHVKRYKQIGAFLKKYGTSIYGTHGGPYIAGAWGSATHKQNKVWLHLMGNIENHHFTLPQLPATIKSYKVLTGENATIVNNNKGLDVTINNTTTNTAVIIIELELNIDAKQIKPISTIGEPVFFDASLVASSEKDKNSSVTNLMPGAKENFSEGISVKKSWFPAKEDKTPWLEYSWSKEQKIDAITIQEGRRIGNNHSVKSFEIQVLKNKKWKTIYTGNNIGPFFSLQLEKSLYTTKLKIKINELKGNLEVNKVAIYAN from the coding sequence ATGAATAAAAATATTTTCGCCCTATTTGCCTTCTTCAGTCTATTTTGTTTTGGACAACATGGAGAAGAGAACACAAATGGTATTGAACCTTATCAGCAGCCCAAAAAACTTATAGAGTATCTTAATCAAATAGACTCCTCTTATCTTCCATATATGTTTGCTTCTAAAGAAGATATAGCATGGTGGAAAGAAGCAAAGTTAGGGGTCTTTGTTCACTGGGCACCTAGTGTGGTAAACGAAGCTCCATTGAGCTGGGGGCGAGCAGGAAGAAAACCACACCACAAAAAAGACAATCAGAAAAAAGGAGTACCCGAACAAGAATATAACGATACTTACAAAACATTTAACCCCACTAAATTTAATGCAGAAGAATGGGTTAAATTGTGGAAAGAAGCTGGTGCTAAATACTTTGTCTTTACAGCCAAACATCATTATGGTTTTTGTATGTGGGATACCAAAACTACCGACTTTAATGTGATGAACACTCCATACGGAAAAGATGTAATGAAAGAAATTGCAGATGCTTGTCACAAATACAACATGAGATTGATGTGGTATTACTCTCAACCTGATTGGACACATCCTTTATACAGAAAAGAATTACCTTCTAAAGAGTATAATGAAAAAATTCTTTACCCACAGCTAAGAGAATTAATGACCAACTACGGAAAAATAGATGGAATTTGGTTTGATGGTTTGGGTAAACATCCTGATACTTGGAATAGTCCGGAAATGTTAAAAATTATTAGAGATATCAATCCAAAAGCAATAGTAAACCATCGTTTGGGTTCTCCTGATATGCATATGGGAGATTTTGATGGTCCAGAAAGAGGAATTGGTCGTTTTCAAACCAATCGTCCTTGGGAAACTTGTGAAGTGATTGGTGGAGGTTGGGGATACATGGGAGAAAAAAATGCCATGCCCTATAATGATGTAATACAGTTACTCGTTAAAATCGCCGGAAATGACGGGAATTTATTATTAGACACTGGTCCTCGTGTAGATGGATCTATTATTGAAAGTCACGTAAAAAGATATAAGCAAATTGGTGCCTTTTTAAAAAAATACGGAACCTCTATTTATGGAACCCATGGAGGTCCATATATAGCTGGTGCTTGGGGAAGTGCTACACACAAACAAAACAAAGTTTGGTTACACCTTATGGGAAATATAGAGAACCATCATTTTACCCTACCTCAATTACCTGCTACCATTAAATCTTACAAAGTATTAACTGGAGAAAATGCTACTATTGTAAATAATAACAAAGGGTTAGATGTAACAATTAACAATACTACCACAAATACAGCGGTTATTATTATTGAATTAGAATTAAATATAGACGCAAAACAAATCAAACCAATAAGTACTATTGGTGAACCTGTATTTTTTGATGCTAGCCTTGTTGCTTCTTCAGAAAAAGACAAAAATAGTAGTGTAACCAATTTAATGCCTGGAGCCAAAGAAAACTTTTCTGAAGGAATTTCTGTTAAAAAATCATGGTTTCCTGCAAAAGAAGACAAAACTCCTTGGTTAGAATACAGTTGGTCAAAAGAACAAAAAATTGATGCTATTACTATACAAGAAGGAAGACGTATTGGAAACAACCATAGTGTTAAAAGTTTTGAAATTCAGGTGCTCAAAAACAAAAAATGGAAAACCATTTATACAGGAAACAACATAGGACCTTTCTTTTCCTTACAACTAGAAAAATCTTTATACACCACTAAGCTTAAAATTAAAATCAACGAATTAAAAGGGAACTTAGAGGTTAATAAAGTTGCTATTTACGCTAATTAA
- a CDS encoding 4Fe-4S binding protein, whose protein sequence is MKTIKNIGYILTFLGFAFFIGSIFTGTYKVTPEIYTKWIESKGVKSEYFIENTKKRIVNKELSAWELSSKIIENAKASNEYQHNQPKVDWNKIIHLKWSKTSKDFVYPLVRSSATGWFTNNTALWFLLTFGLAIIGGLLVFIPDYKLLGPAGIKNNGIFQHSATNRGIIGFITAFFFIGFYIFLYFFPNYLVNPILAVNGISKSLSGNPASQWFLYGFMYCSVMTVFAVRMFIKYRHNKYQMIRTAVVLFFQIAFAFLIPEILVAFNKPWFDFKNAWPLNYSFFFDWNINQLINSGNLGIFMFVWGVILTLVVVPVMVYFYGKRWYCSWVCGCGGLAETLGDPYRQLSNKSLFSWKVERWLIHGVLLFATIMTGLTLYVYFAEIPSWKQLFLGISVYDVQTWYGFFIGSIFSGVIGTGFYPIMGNRVWCRFGCPLAAYLGFVQRFKSRFRITTNGGQCISCGNCSTYCEQGIDVRSYAQKGQNIVRSSCVGCGICSAVCPRGVLKLENGSDTGTSRTKTNDILLGNDIDLLSMTNKHD, encoded by the coding sequence ATGAAGACAATCAAAAACATAGGATATATTTTAACCTTTTTAGGTTTTGCCTTTTTTATAGGTAGTATTTTTACAGGAACCTATAAAGTTACTCCTGAAATCTATACCAAATGGATAGAAAGTAAAGGAGTAAAAAGCGAATATTTTATAGAAAACACCAAAAAACGAATAGTTAACAAAGAACTAAGTGCTTGGGAATTATCCTCAAAAATAATTGAGAATGCTAAAGCTTCTAATGAATATCAACATAATCAACCTAAAGTAGATTGGAATAAAATTATTCATTTAAAATGGAGTAAAACTTCTAAAGATTTTGTGTATCCTTTGGTAAGAAGTTCAGCAACGGGTTGGTTTACAAACAATACAGCTTTATGGTTTTTGCTTACTTTTGGATTGGCTATTATAGGTGGTTTATTAGTTTTTATTCCCGATTATAAATTATTAGGTCCAGCAGGAATTAAAAACAACGGAATTTTTCAACATAGCGCAACCAACAGAGGAATTATTGGTTTTATAACTGCATTCTTTTTTATTGGTTTCTACATCTTTTTATACTTTTTCCCTAATTACCTTGTCAACCCTATTTTAGCAGTAAACGGTATTAGTAAATCTTTAAGCGGAAATCCAGCTAGTCAGTGGTTTTTATACGGATTTATGTACTGTTCTGTAATGACTGTTTTTGCGGTAAGAATGTTTATTAAATATCGTCACAACAAATATCAAATGATAAGAACAGCTGTTGTTTTGTTCTTTCAAATTGCCTTTGCTTTTTTAATCCCTGAAATCTTAGTGGCTTTTAACAAACCTTGGTTTGATTTTAAAAATGCATGGCCCTTAAACTATTCTTTCTTTTTTGATTGGAATATCAATCAATTAATAAACAGTGGAAATCTTGGGATATTTATGTTTGTTTGGGGTGTTATATTAACTTTAGTAGTTGTTCCTGTAATGGTCTATTTTTACGGAAAAAGATGGTACTGCTCATGGGTTTGTGGATGCGGTGGTTTGGCCGAAACTTTAGGAGATCCTTATAGACAATTATCAAATAAATCTTTGTTTTCATGGAAAGTAGAACGTTGGTTAATACATGGTGTATTACTTTTTGCCACTATCATGACAGGATTGACTTTATATGTATACTTTGCCGAAATCCCTAGTTGGAAACAACTATTTTTGGGAATTTCTGTTTATGATGTGCAAACCTGGTACGGATTTTTTATTGGTTCTATATTTTCTGGGGTTATTGGTACAGGTTTTTACCCAATTATGGGGAACAGAGTTTGGTGTAGATTTGGTTGCCCACTAGCCGCTTATTTGGGATTTGTACAACGTTTTAAATCTAGATTTAGAATTACCACCAATGGAGGTCAATGTATTTCTTGTGGAAATTGCTCAACTTATTGTGAACAAGGAATTGATGTACGTTCTTATGCTCAAAAAGGGCAAAACATTGTACGTTCTTCTTGTGTAGGTTGTGGTATTTGTTCTGCTGTTTGTCCTAGAGGAGTCTTAAAATTAGAAAATGGTTCTGACACTGGAACTAGTAGAACCAAAACAAACGATATTCTACTAGGAAATGATATAGATTTACTGAGTATGACTAATAAACATGACTAA